The DNA window aatattatattatttcctggcgttaacaggcgcttccgttaacggcgtctggtgtgaacccgggcctaaaccaggattccggattctccctccctccgtctcctgcccagattgatttattattaaattaataatgctgcaatctgattggtccgccacaggggaacacggcaatcggtagcagaagatctgaattgGTACATAAAGTATCTGAATTATCAATTCATTAAACAAAAATGTTTACCATTTATCtgtctaattttaatttgacattctaatgttttttttatcattcaaCTCAATTTTGACTCTTTAAAGTTCTTTTTACCAATTTAACATAGTTTTTTTAACcgatttaacatttttttctactcggataaaactcaattaatattttgacacatttaatttaatattttgaataatttattctatCATAAActatatttaaagataaaataaaattatttaaaaacataaagtatttaatttaaaagggcttaattcttttttttaaatgagattgTAGTTATTAgccaaataagtatatatatgcTCACACTATAATGTGAACAAATATTTAGGAAAAAAATGTGATTTCTCATTTTCGAATACTTGATAGGTCAATAATTTGCTATTCGGCTTGGTAAACAAATTTGGTTGGCACGGTTATTTAGagaggtttttttttaaaattaatgagaaCTATCATAACACCACATAGTCATAACTCTCAATTTACATTCAATGCGCTCTCGTTGGAAATTGAGCTTGTGATATTTTGGTCTCTTTTAAGTATATTATCGAGACATTATGGATAAGTGCTTAGAGGGGTTTATTAGTTAGggtaaaatgttttaaaaacttgtttgatgttaggttttatataggatttaaaaaatatatattattagataaaatagtaaattatttatttattaaaagttacGAATAAAATGATTTCAGAAGTTTGAAACAACTATATATAGATAagaaaccttaaaccctaatgTTGGCATTAATGTATATAGgtcttaatatatatacataacacATACTAAGCaccctaaaatataaatactgtACAATATTGGCCCATTATTTTTAACACTCTCCTTCAAGTTGGAGCGAAGATATTTATCATGCCTAACTTGCTTATAATGGTAACACAATCTCTACTATTAAGATCCTTAGTTAAGACATCGGCTAGTTGATCGCCAGTCTTTATATAAGGGGTGTAAAGGAGACCGCTAGAAATCTTCTCCTTGATGAAGTGTCGATCAATCTCAATATGCTTGGTTCGATCATGTTGAACCGGATCATGAGCAATAGAGATAGCGGCCTTGTTATCACAAAATAGTTATATAGAACCAGTTGGTGTAAAACCATGTTCTACAAGAAGAGACCGAGTCCACAAGAGCTCACTAACGCCAAGAGCCATAGCTCTATACTCCGCATCAACACTAGACCTTACTACAATTGTTTGTTTCTTGATGCGTCAAGTTACCAGGTTACCTCCAACAAAGAAATATTAGACTGAAGTGGAACGCCTATCATCCAAGGAGCCAACCCAATCTGAGTTGATATATCCTTGAACATCTAGGTGATTGTGAGGTTTAAACAACAAGCCATTATCCAATGTTGCCTCCAAGTATCTCAGAATGCGATGGACTGCATCCATATGAGTCTCACGAGGATCATGCATGTATAGGCTCACAACACCAACAACATATGCAATGTCATGCCTAGTATGAACAAGGTATATAAGTCTCCCAACTAACCGTTGATATTTCTTAGTATCCACCTCAGTACCAACACATTTGGAAAGCTTATGATTAGCTTCAAAAGATGAGTCTGTAGGTTTGCATCCCAACATTCTAGTATTAGATAGGAGATCAAGGACATACTTCGTTGGGATAGAAAGATCCCACGAGATGATCTGGCTACCTCAATCCCAAGAAAGTATCGTAACGAACCCAAGTCTTTGACCTCAAACTCAGTCGTCAACCATTGTTTGATTGAGTTAATCTCACTTTCATCATCACCCATCACAATGATGTCATCGACATACACAATCAATACTATAATCTTGCCTCAT is part of the Impatiens glandulifera chromosome 1, dImpGla2.1, whole genome shotgun sequence genome and encodes:
- the LOC124940097 gene encoding uncharacterized mitochondrial protein AtMg00810-like, translating into MGDDESEINSIKQWLTTEFEVKDLGSLRYFLGIEVARSSRGIFLSQRNSSFEANHKLSKCVGTEVDTKKYQRLVGRLIYLVHTRHDIAYVVGVVSLYMHDPRETHMDAVHRILRYLEATLDNGLLFKPHNHLDVQGYINSDWTAVEDHADNPPAQAELNDFEDAVMSNQENPSDHVEQNDLDVAILPNEAPSPPVQPKSVEDVREDIEDESLLVEQEDVEAVFQHSQAKLICSMMPPYFPNPLKKT